A genomic window from Prosthecobacter debontii includes:
- a CDS encoding putative 2-dehydropantoate 2-reductase has protein sequence MSSESSVVASSHSFSLGRIAIIGAGAVGCYYGGRLAQHGHDVHFLMRSDYEIVTREGMQITSPQGDVQLKVNAHRSPEEIGPCDLVIIALKVTANEALLDLIPPLLHEGTLLLTLQNGLGNEEFLAEHFGAERVLGGLCFVCINRLAPGVIHHLAQGRINLGEHTRAPLPRTHAIAQAFRDSLIDCQVVESLAAARWQKLVWNIPFNGLSIAAGGIDTAAILADPTLENRVRELMTEIIQTAAALGHQLPEGLVHDMIERTRTMQAYKPSSLIDYLEGREVELEAIWGQPVRQAAAAGLAMPKVQALYEELSGAIRGPQAAGC, from the coding sequence GTGTCTTCTGAATCTTCCGTGGTTGCCTCTTCTCATTCCTTTTCGTTAGGCCGCATTGCCATCATCGGGGCTGGAGCCGTGGGCTGCTACTATGGCGGCAGATTGGCTCAGCACGGACACGATGTGCATTTTCTCATGCGCAGTGACTATGAAATCGTCACCCGCGAGGGCATGCAGATCACCAGTCCGCAGGGCGACGTCCAGCTGAAGGTGAACGCACATCGCAGCCCTGAGGAGATCGGTCCGTGTGATCTGGTGATCATCGCCCTCAAGGTCACGGCCAATGAAGCTCTGCTCGATCTCATCCCGCCGCTTCTTCATGAGGGAACCTTGCTGCTCACGCTGCAAAACGGCTTGGGCAATGAAGAGTTCTTGGCCGAGCACTTCGGTGCGGAGCGCGTGCTTGGTGGATTGTGCTTCGTCTGCATCAATCGCCTCGCCCCAGGGGTCATTCATCATCTGGCTCAAGGCCGCATCAATCTGGGGGAACACACCCGCGCTCCTCTTCCCCGCACCCACGCCATCGCCCAGGCGTTTCGAGACAGTCTGATTGACTGCCAAGTCGTCGAAAGCCTCGCTGCAGCACGCTGGCAGAAGCTGGTGTGGAACATCCCCTTCAACGGACTGTCCATTGCCGCCGGAGGCATCGATACCGCCGCCATCCTGGCTGATCCCACGCTGGAAAACCGCGTTCGTGAACTGATGACCGAGATCATTCAGACCGCCGCCGCGCTCGGCCATCAACTCCCAGAAGGCCTCGTCCACGACATGATCGAGCGCACCCGCACCATGCAGGCCTACAAGCCCTCCTCACTCATCGATTACCTCGAAGGTCGTGAAGTGGAACTCGAAGCCATCTGGGGACAGCCCGTGCGCCAAGCAGCGGCCGCAGGTCTAGCGATGCCCAAGGTGCAGGCGCTTTATGAGGAATTGAGTGGAGCGATTCGTGGACCTCAAGCCGCAGGTTGCTAA
- a CDS encoding dihydrofolate reductase family protein has product MKTQYYTATSLDGFIATEDDSLEWLFPLGDVNETTYPEFIAGVGALAMGSGTYEWMMRNAEQVVAEVGSPWPYTQPTWVFTSRELPKIEGADLRFVQGDVRTVHEEMRAAAGDKNLWVVGGGGLAGQFYDAGLLDEIIVQVGSVTLGKGKPLFPRHATRAFKLTAVKQLGTGLVELRYDVRGDAPAEVGA; this is encoded by the coding sequence ATGAAAACCCAATACTACACCGCCACCAGTCTGGATGGATTCATTGCCACGGAAGATGATTCGTTGGAGTGGCTCTTCCCCCTGGGCGATGTGAATGAGACGACCTATCCAGAATTCATTGCTGGGGTCGGTGCCTTGGCGATGGGCTCAGGGACTTATGAATGGATGATGCGGAATGCGGAGCAGGTCGTGGCGGAGGTCGGCTCACCCTGGCCCTATACCCAACCAACGTGGGTTTTCACCAGTCGTGAATTGCCCAAGATCGAAGGAGCAGATCTCCGTTTTGTCCAAGGCGATGTGCGAACGGTGCATGAGGAAATGCGAGCCGCGGCTGGGGACAAAAATCTGTGGGTCGTGGGTGGCGGTGGGCTGGCAGGGCAGTTTTACGATGCGGGTCTGCTCGATGAAATCATCGTGCAGGTGGGCTCGGTGACGTTAGGCAAGGGCAAGCCTCTGTTCCCACGGCATGCCACCCGCGCCTTCAAGCTGACGGCGGTGAAGCAACTCGGCACAGGTCTGGTGGAACTGCGCTATGATGTGCGCGGGGATGCACCTGCCGAAGTTGGAGCCTAA
- the mreC gene encoding rod shape-determining protein MreC → MKKLNILALLLFIAAVVSVFTMDTPVTRDIQSRTMTVLAPFIHSSAAVEQSVSGAIASPDDPRELKRETDRLQIEVDRLRIISQKHAQTLEENRKLRDLLEFKQAAPFKLTAARVIKRVSSTWWNSMIIDKGSLDGLATDSPVISAAGLIGKTGKLAPHMAEVILLTDETCRVSARIEGTLEQGILSGERAGLDLRPDLHLRFLNKNVFINPGANVISTGEGGLFPAGLLVGRVKRFVNRDLSGEAVVEPAVDFSLLEHVFVVEMQPTAEEAAQPVAPNK, encoded by the coding sequence ATGAAAAAGCTCAATATCCTGGCACTGCTGCTGTTCATCGCGGCGGTCGTATCCGTCTTCACGATGGATACGCCTGTGACGAGGGACATCCAGAGCCGGACGATGACGGTGCTCGCTCCATTCATCCACTCCAGTGCGGCGGTGGAGCAAAGTGTCAGCGGGGCGATTGCCTCCCCAGATGATCCACGCGAGCTGAAGCGCGAAACGGATCGGCTCCAGATTGAGGTGGACCGGCTGCGCATCATTTCGCAGAAGCACGCGCAGACACTGGAGGAAAATCGTAAGCTGCGGGACCTTCTTGAGTTCAAACAAGCTGCTCCTTTTAAGCTCACAGCAGCACGTGTGATCAAGCGTGTCTCCTCCACCTGGTGGAACAGCATGATCATTGACAAAGGGTCGCTGGACGGTTTGGCGACGGATAGTCCGGTGATCAGCGCTGCTGGGTTGATCGGTAAGACTGGCAAACTAGCCCCGCATATGGCGGAGGTCATTTTGCTCACGGATGAGACCTGCCGTGTGTCGGCTCGTATCGAGGGCACCTTGGAACAGGGCATTCTTTCTGGGGAGCGTGCTGGGCTGGACCTGCGTCCGGATTTGCATTTGCGCTTTCTGAACAAGAACGTGTTTATCAATCCCGGTGCCAATGTGATCTCCACGGGGGAAGGCGGGCTGTTTCCTGCCGGTCTGCTCGTTGGCCGTGTGAAGCGTTTTGTTAACCGCGATCTCTCAGGTGAGGCGGTCGTGGAGCCCGCAGTGGACTTCTCCCTGCTGGAGCATGTTTTCGTCGTGGAAATGCAACCGACGGCCGAAGAAGCGGCTCAACCTGTTGCGCCCAACAAATAG
- a CDS encoding rod shape-determining protein, producing the protein MLGKLFGFVANDIGIDLGTANTLVYVKDHGIVLREPSVVAVKSGSNEVVAVGDDAKRMLGRTPGGITAIRPLKDGVIADFRVTEAMLRHFIKKVQGGGRKMRGPRVVIAVPSGITEVEKRAVKESAEQAGAREVYLIEEPMAAAIGVGLPVQEAAGNMIVDIGGGTTEVAIISLSGIVYSRSVRVAGDELDEAIINYMKRAYNLMIGERTSEEIKLRIGSAFPLGKETTMEVKGRDMVAGLPKTITITSQEVREAMLEPLNAIIDAVRTTLERCPPELSADLVDRGIMLAGGGALLRGLDKLLQEETALPVHVAEDPLSAVGEGTGRVLSELEFLRKVSTTDV; encoded by the coding sequence ATGCTAGGCAAACTTTTCGGCTTTGTCGCCAACGACATCGGAATCGACCTCGGAACAGCAAATACTCTCGTTTACGTCAAAGATCATGGCATCGTGCTCCGAGAGCCGTCCGTGGTGGCGGTAAAATCCGGCTCCAATGAGGTGGTCGCCGTGGGGGATGACGCCAAGCGCATGCTCGGGAGAACGCCGGGTGGCATCACCGCCATCCGCCCCTTGAAGGACGGTGTGATCGCCGACTTCCGCGTGACTGAGGCCATGCTGCGTCACTTTATCAAGAAGGTCCAAGGCGGCGGTCGTAAGATGCGTGGCCCACGTGTGGTCATCGCGGTGCCCTCGGGGATCACCGAGGTGGAAAAGCGTGCCGTGAAAGAGAGTGCCGAGCAGGCAGGTGCCCGTGAGGTTTATCTGATCGAGGAACCCATGGCCGCTGCGATTGGCGTCGGTCTGCCCGTGCAGGAGGCTGCTGGGAACATGATCGTGGACATCGGTGGTGGCACCACTGAGGTGGCCATCATTTCTCTCAGCGGTATCGTTTACAGCCGCAGCGTCCGCGTGGCTGGGGATGAGCTGGATGAGGCCATCATCAACTACATGAAGCGTGCCTATAACCTCATGATCGGGGAGCGCACGTCTGAGGAGATCAAGCTGCGCATCGGTTCTGCTTTCCCGCTGGGTAAGGAAACGACGATGGAAGTGAAAGGGCGCGACATGGTGGCCGGTCTGCCAAAAACGATCACCATCACCAGCCAAGAGGTCCGTGAGGCCATGCTGGAGCCGCTGAATGCCATCATCGACGCCGTGCGCACCACTCTGGAGCGCTGCCCACCTGAACTTTCTGCCGACCTCGTGGACCGAGGTATCATGCTCGCCGGTGGCGGTGCCCTGCTGCGGGGGCTGGATAAACTGCTCCAGGAAGAGACGGCCCTCCCCGTGCATGTGGCTGAGGACCCTCTCAGTGCCGTGGGCGAAGGCACAGGCCGCGTGCTGAGCGAGCTGGAATTCCTGCGCAAGGTCAGCACCACGGACGTGTAA
- the recF gene encoding DNA replication/repair protein RecF (All proteins in this family for which functions are known are DNA-binding proteins that assist the filamentation of RecA onto DNA for the initiation of recombination or recombinational repair.), protein MLTDLLLRNFRCFEECRVTLHPEMTVFIGRNAQGKTSLMEAACVLLRLQSPRTSNRGELIRLGAKTLLIEGTLDGHRLRCAQSASVRRLAVDGAVCGRSADYLQSSGLLVWMDHRDMNLLRGGAEHRRRYLDFAASQMFPDYLKALRGYERALRGRNYVLKRDAVIAWKQADAFAKVMDDFAQVIIARRQELVAILQPHVTRIHGVLSAGGEVGVTNYAPSLIEGSLLEKLGLLREEEQRLRQTLAGPHRDDVDLKLNDLDATSFASEGQQRSMALSLKIAQAHALEQVSGNAPLLLLDDVFGELDADRRRALLQLLPTGTQKVLTTTTLDWARGESLPGQVYGVDRARIELK, encoded by the coding sequence ATGCTGACTGACCTGTTGCTCCGAAACTTCCGCTGTTTTGAAGAATGCCGCGTCACGCTGCATCCTGAGATGACGGTCTTCATCGGGCGTAATGCCCAGGGGAAAACCTCTCTGATGGAGGCGGCTTGTGTGCTACTCCGGCTACAATCTCCCCGCACCAGCAATCGTGGTGAACTCATCCGCTTAGGTGCTAAAACCTTGCTGATCGAAGGCACGCTGGATGGGCATCGGCTGCGCTGTGCACAGTCCGCCTCGGTGCGCCGATTGGCGGTCGATGGTGCGGTGTGTGGTCGCTCCGCAGATTATCTGCAATCCAGCGGTCTGCTGGTGTGGATGGACCATCGCGATATGAATCTGCTGCGAGGTGGCGCAGAGCATCGGCGGCGTTATCTGGACTTCGCTGCTAGCCAGATGTTTCCTGACTATCTTAAGGCCCTGCGTGGTTATGAGCGTGCACTGAGAGGGCGTAACTATGTGCTCAAGCGTGATGCCGTTATCGCTTGGAAACAAGCTGATGCCTTTGCCAAAGTGATGGATGATTTCGCCCAGGTGATTATCGCCAGGAGACAGGAGTTGGTGGCGATCCTTCAGCCTCACGTCACCCGCATTCATGGAGTCTTAAGTGCTGGGGGCGAGGTTGGCGTAACGAACTATGCACCCAGTCTTATCGAGGGATCCTTGCTTGAAAAACTTGGGCTGTTGCGTGAGGAGGAACAGCGTCTGCGGCAGACCCTCGCGGGACCGCATCGGGATGATGTGGATCTCAAGCTCAATGACCTGGATGCGACCTCCTTTGCTTCAGAGGGACAGCAGCGCAGTATGGCGCTCTCTCTAAAAATTGCTCAGGCCCACGCCTTGGAACAGGTATCGGGCAACGCGCCACTTTTGCTCTTGGATGACGTATTTGGTGAGCTGGATGCGGATCGGCGCCGAGCGCTTCTTCAACTCCTGCCCACGGGCACTCAAAAGGTTCTCACCACCACGACGCTGGATTGGGCGCGGGGCGAGTCTCTCCCCGGACAGGTGTATGGGGTCGATAGGGCTCGGATCGAGCTCAAGTAA
- the mrdA gene encoding penicillin-binding protein 2, producing MVVKYRFRLYLMTLAMLCGFGLLVYRLWSLQIVRQLEFVNKVPEAKRQLARIPGVRGEIKDRNGIVLATNKASFEVQVNLREVFEEYARQCRQKKVDIPVVPFEYMDRGLPRKKEEPDIVRMFQELIISRLDEMGLAVPYNADALRVHYRSFGGVIPWVYRDSLNFAEFSRFAEHNLGLPGVTVAERGSRVYPYGAMACHIMGYVRLPDDQRVSVEERKGWDYYMPDDYGGAGVEKSFDKHLRGKPGVRTMQVNERGRLVGEVSYEAPRKGNDVYLTLDARIQYIAEKALRDGKVGRGSVVVIQPQTGEVLAMASVPSYDPNRFIPSISQADYDMLLSNKTVPLMNRATRTFVPGSTYKVPIALAGCLAGIQNRNFNCAGSVTYGSKAMQCWIQRQSGGSHGSLGLSDALMRSCNCYFYQYGNAAGIDNITKVGKMLGLGERTGIELEEDEGGILPNPAWLRMTSPRDRWSNGHTANTSIGQGSVLASPLQMASVSAAVASGRSYIPHLLNRVMDHDELVMENKPTLRTDLSQFFDPKSLELVRKGMWKVVNDAGGTAKGARIPGVEVAGKTGTAQNWRRNEKGVRVVDNHTLFITFAPYVNPKFAICILVQGGKSGGGCAAPVAHRVLEQALALDNGYQVTPEPLGEVEGNFNPIEAVTYSDLALPVVAAADEDGDTGTSEPQHESTDEAPSPQNTPNIRKNADREGSEGVNSNRAVPKAEPVRRAPLFNRGGNSDSTSPPSNGGGFFRRLFRQ from the coding sequence ATGGTCGTTAAATATCGCTTTCGTCTCTACCTGATGACCCTCGCCATGCTGTGCGGGTTTGGGTTGCTCGTGTATCGGCTCTGGTCGCTGCAGATTGTGCGGCAGTTAGAGTTCGTGAACAAAGTGCCGGAGGCTAAGCGCCAGCTCGCTCGTATCCCGGGTGTTCGCGGTGAGATTAAGGATCGCAATGGGATCGTGCTGGCCACCAACAAAGCCTCCTTTGAGGTGCAGGTGAATTTGCGGGAAGTCTTCGAGGAATACGCACGGCAATGCCGTCAGAAGAAGGTCGATATCCCAGTGGTGCCTTTCGAATACATGGATCGTGGTCTGCCTCGTAAAAAAGAGGAGCCGGACATCGTGCGCATGTTTCAGGAGCTGATCATCTCCCGCTTGGATGAGATGGGGCTGGCAGTGCCTTACAATGCGGACGCACTGCGTGTGCACTATCGCAGCTTTGGCGGTGTGATTCCGTGGGTCTATCGCGACAGTTTGAACTTTGCCGAGTTCAGCCGCTTTGCGGAGCACAATCTCGGCTTACCCGGAGTGACGGTGGCGGAGCGCGGCAGCCGTGTGTATCCTTATGGAGCCATGGCGTGTCACATCATGGGGTATGTCCGCCTTCCAGATGATCAACGTGTGTCGGTGGAGGAGCGTAAAGGCTGGGACTACTACATGCCAGATGACTACGGTGGCGCGGGGGTAGAGAAAAGTTTCGATAAGCATCTGCGGGGCAAGCCCGGGGTGCGCACCATGCAGGTGAATGAGCGTGGTCGCTTGGTGGGAGAGGTCAGCTACGAAGCCCCGCGCAAAGGCAATGACGTGTATCTCACCCTGGATGCCCGCATCCAATACATTGCCGAGAAAGCTTTGCGGGATGGTAAAGTGGGACGTGGCTCGGTCGTGGTGATTCAGCCTCAGACCGGAGAGGTGCTGGCCATGGCCTCAGTGCCGAGTTATGACCCGAATCGCTTCATCCCGAGCATCTCTCAGGCAGACTATGACATGCTGCTGTCTAACAAGACGGTGCCGCTGATGAACCGTGCCACCCGCACCTTCGTGCCGGGCTCCACTTACAAGGTGCCTATCGCTTTGGCCGGGTGCTTGGCCGGTATTCAGAATCGTAATTTCAACTGCGCAGGCAGCGTCACCTACGGCAGCAAGGCCATGCAGTGCTGGATTCAACGTCAGAGCGGTGGCTCTCACGGCTCCCTGGGCTTGAGTGACGCTCTCATGCGCTCCTGCAATTGCTACTTCTACCAGTATGGCAATGCGGCGGGGATCGATAACATCACCAAGGTGGGTAAGATGCTCGGGCTCGGTGAACGCACGGGCATCGAGTTGGAAGAAGATGAAGGTGGTATTTTGCCCAATCCGGCTTGGCTACGCATGACCAGCCCCCGGGATCGCTGGAGTAATGGTCATACGGCTAACACCTCCATCGGGCAGGGCAGCGTCCTGGCCTCGCCCTTACAGATGGCCTCAGTCTCGGCGGCTGTGGCTTCGGGCAGGTCCTACATTCCCCACCTGTTGAACCGGGTGATGGATCACGATGAGCTGGTGATGGAAAACAAACCCACCCTGCGCACCGACCTGAGCCAATTTTTCGATCCGAAGTCCCTGGAGCTGGTGCGCAAAGGCATGTGGAAGGTGGTCAATGACGCCGGCGGCACCGCCAAGGGAGCCCGCATCCCTGGGGTAGAGGTCGCTGGAAAAACCGGCACCGCTCAAAACTGGCGGCGTAACGAAAAGGGGGTGCGTGTGGTAGATAACCATACCTTGTTCATTACCTTCGCGCCCTACGTCAATCCCAAGTTCGCCATCTGCATCCTCGTGCAGGGAGGAAAGTCCGGCGGTGGCTGTGCCGCACCGGTGGCTCACCGTGTCCTGGAGCAAGCCCTGGCGCTGGACAACGGCTATCAAGTCACCCCAGAGCCTCTGGGTGAGGTGGAGGGTAATTTCAATCCGATCGAAGCCGTCACCTACTCGGATCTGGCCCTGCCTGTCGTGGCAGCTGCGGATGAGGATGGCGATACGGGGACCAGCGAGCCCCAGCATGAATCTACTGACGAAGCACCGAGCCCACAAAACACACCGAACATCCGCAAGAATGCGGATCGTGAGGGCTCGGAAGGTGTGAACTCCAACCGTGCGGTGCCAAAAGCAGAGCCTGTCCGCAGAGCTCCGCTGTTTAACCGTGGAGGCAACTCCGACTCGACGTCTCCTCCCTCCAACGGGGGCGGTTTTTTCCGTCGGCTCTTTCGGCAGTAG
- the hisS gene encoding histidine--tRNA ligase codes for MASFRTVKGFRDFFPEECALRNYIFDTWRSVARRYGFVEYEAPVVESTDLYRKKSGDEITAQLFCFQDKAEREISLRPEVTPSLARMATTRHRDYKKPIKWFQIGSCFRYEEPQEGRTREFIQFNADILGDASQGTDAELVALAIDVMLAFGISKEDFVIRLSNRQIWTDFLKDKGIAEEHGSAFLQIIDKIERAKPEETAQKLTAIGLTLDEVRSFMTSTDGDHPAFAALRADLTARGLWPYVKIDASIVRGLAYYTGTVFEVFDLKHGLRAVAGGGRYDKLCALMSDGHVDMPAAGFAMGDVVLGILLSKTPGAQMGITEYLNAQQGVDAYVVIADEAQRGHALAAVQALRSANVRVDFSFGSQKVGKQFQAAENQKARLAIVFGGEYPQVTIKNLVSRSQELIAIEDLVSTVKTELAKPITGHLIA; via the coding sequence ATGGCCTCCTTCCGCACCGTCAAAGGCTTTCGCGACTTCTTCCCAGAGGAGTGCGCATTGCGTAACTACATTTTCGACACCTGGCGTTCCGTCGCCCGCCGCTACGGCTTTGTCGAATACGAAGCTCCCGTCGTGGAGAGCACGGACCTTTACCGCAAAAAAAGCGGTGATGAGATCACGGCTCAGCTCTTCTGCTTTCAAGATAAAGCGGAGCGCGAAATCTCCCTGCGCCCTGAGGTGACCCCTTCCCTGGCCCGCATGGCCACCACCCGTCATCGCGATTACAAGAAACCTATCAAGTGGTTCCAGATCGGCTCCTGCTTCCGCTATGAAGAGCCTCAGGAAGGCCGCACGCGTGAGTTCATCCAGTTCAATGCCGACATCCTCGGTGATGCCAGCCAAGGCACCGATGCGGAGCTTGTGGCCTTGGCCATCGATGTGATGCTCGCCTTCGGTATCTCTAAAGAAGACTTCGTCATCCGCCTGAGCAATCGCCAGATCTGGACCGATTTCCTCAAGGACAAAGGCATCGCGGAAGAACATGGCTCGGCCTTCCTTCAGATCATCGATAAGATCGAACGCGCCAAGCCTGAAGAGACCGCCCAAAAGCTCACCGCCATTGGCCTAACCTTGGATGAGGTGCGTTCCTTCATGACCTCCACAGATGGTGATCATCCAGCCTTCGCAGCCCTGCGTGCGGATCTCACCGCACGGGGTCTCTGGCCTTATGTGAAGATCGATGCCAGCATCGTGCGCGGTCTGGCCTACTACACCGGCACCGTGTTTGAAGTCTTCGATCTCAAGCATGGCCTGCGTGCTGTGGCGGGTGGTGGACGCTATGACAAGCTCTGCGCTCTGATGAGCGATGGTCATGTGGACATGCCAGCCGCCGGCTTCGCTATGGGGGATGTCGTACTTGGCATCTTACTCTCCAAAACTCCTGGTGCCCAGATGGGCATCACCGAATATCTGAATGCCCAGCAAGGCGTGGATGCTTATGTGGTGATTGCCGATGAAGCCCAACGTGGTCATGCCTTAGCTGCCGTGCAGGCGCTTCGCTCCGCCAATGTGCGCGTGGACTTCAGCTTCGGCTCCCAGAAGGTTGGCAAGCAGTTCCAAGCCGCTGAAAATCAGAAGGCCCGCCTCGCCATCGTCTTCGGGGGTGAATACCCGCAGGTCACGATCAAAAACCTCGTCAGCCGCAGCCAGGAACTCATCGCCATCGAGGATCTCGTGAGCACGGTGAAAACCGAGCTCGCCAAGCCAATCACAGGGCATTTGATTGCGTAA
- a CDS encoding class I SAM-dependent methyltransferase, protein MSKTDPAAFFTEDHAAQYDKRFEKTAPLRDALHLLICAVFDPLPADARILCVGAGTGAEILKLASMFPGWHFAAVEPSAPMLALCRRKAEAAGIAERCEFHEGYLNTLPATEPFHAATSLLVSHFIVDRAARVQYYRAIAERLLPNGLLVSADLAGDLPSQGYQEDLEIWMALMRQADVPAENVENLRVVYGREVAMIPPEEVRSIIADAGFEPPAPFLQTGLIHACRSRRAR, encoded by the coding sequence ATGTCCAAGACCGATCCTGCTGCTTTTTTCACCGAAGACCACGCGGCGCAATACGATAAGCGCTTTGAGAAAACCGCCCCTCTCCGAGATGCGCTGCATCTCTTGATCTGCGCCGTCTTTGATCCTCTACCCGCTGACGCTCGCATTCTCTGTGTGGGAGCCGGGACCGGGGCAGAGATTCTCAAGCTGGCCTCCATGTTTCCAGGCTGGCATTTCGCGGCCGTGGAGCCCTCTGCCCCCATGCTGGCGCTGTGTCGGAGGAAAGCCGAGGCGGCAGGGATTGCCGAGCGATGCGAGTTCCATGAAGGCTATCTGAATACCCTGCCTGCGACCGAGCCCTTTCATGCGGCCACTTCCCTGCTGGTGTCTCACTTCATCGTGGATCGTGCGGCAAGAGTTCAGTATTACCGCGCCATCGCCGAGCGCCTGCTTCCAAATGGATTGCTGGTCAGTGCCGATCTGGCGGGAGACTTGCCTTCCCAAGGCTATCAAGAGGATCTCGAAATCTGGATGGCCCTCATGCGGCAGGCCGATGTGCCTGCCGAGAATGTCGAGAACTTACGTGTCGTTTACGGTCGTGAAGTGGCGATGATCCCGCCTGAAGAAGTCCGCTCTATTATTGCCGATGCAGGGTTTGAACCACCCGCACCCTTCCTGCAAACGGGGCTGATTCATGCCTGTCGCAGTCGGCGCGCGAGGTGA
- a CDS encoding putative polyvalent protein kinase domain-containing protein, giving the protein MLAAYAQDPGAYHQAQDDFGGPQGLLRSAAAAIEQSGPDDPGKSPGAAGDDETQALSQFASSTGLWLDPTGIRDFMATHAMRSGSEHKVAHFLSQNRVVKDLDVQAVATESLFDYRTDHLLSNYLFQDSIHLEGFYLYDGRLHIVVSQPFVEGVHPPWAALKEGLEARGLHHESPNSLIPSFTVGDSLNCHLCINDLHENNVILDTNGELHPIDAHFYFNTRAERVEALTNLGLWPTASPSE; this is encoded by the coding sequence TTGCTCGCTGCTTATGCCCAAGATCCAGGTGCCTATCACCAAGCCCAAGACGATTTCGGAGGTCCGCAAGGTCTTCTCCGAAGCGCGGCAGCGGCAATTGAGCAATCAGGGCCCGATGACCCTGGAAAAAGTCCAGGCGCTGCAGGCGACGATGAAACCCAGGCCCTGAGCCAGTTTGCCAGCAGCACCGGCTTATGGCTGGACCCAACTGGCATCCGGGATTTCATGGCAACGCATGCCATGCGCAGTGGCAGTGAACACAAAGTCGCGCATTTCTTATCTCAAAACCGCGTCGTCAAAGATCTCGACGTCCAGGCAGTCGCCACCGAATCCTTGTTCGACTATCGAACGGACCATCTTCTCTCAAACTACCTTTTCCAAGATTCCATCCACCTGGAGGGTTTTTATCTTTATGATGGAAGGCTTCACATTGTCGTCTCACAACCTTTTGTCGAAGGAGTCCATCCACCTTGGGCGGCTCTAAAAGAGGGACTTGAAGCCAGGGGACTGCATCACGAATCTCCAAACTCATTGATCCCGAGTTTCACGGTTGGAGATTCCCTTAACTGCCATCTGTGCATCAATGATTTGCATGAGAACAATGTCATTTTAGACACCAACGGTGAACTCCATCCCATTGATGCTCACTTCTATTTCAATACTCGGGCCGAACGTGTCGAAGCTCTCACGAATCTGGGTCTTTGGCCCACCGCTTCTCCATCCGAGTGA
- a CDS encoding purine-nucleoside phosphorylase: MSLTAFENARPEVAIVLGSGLGEVAESLGIEAELSYAEVPGLTASTVPGHAGRFVLTQVKNRPVVVAQGRRHLYEGLSAYEVTAGIRFLHSLGVKELILTNAAGAINAGFGVGDLMLITDHLNLLGTSPLLGGPNFHDMSAVYDPAWREAFLQAATQLDLTLHQGVYAATLGPQYETPAEIRMMRTLGADAVGMSTVPEVIQARALGMRVAGISMLTNWAAGLKDQTLHHAEVVSVGQSAGANLTRLLKSVL; this comes from the coding sequence ATGTCTTTGACCGCCTTTGAAAATGCCCGTCCTGAAGTTGCCATCGTGCTCGGCTCTGGCTTGGGGGAAGTGGCTGAGTCCTTGGGTATTGAAGCGGAATTGTCTTATGCGGAGGTGCCGGGTTTGACCGCCTCCACCGTGCCGGGTCATGCGGGGCGATTTGTGCTGACGCAAGTCAAAAACCGGCCTGTGGTGGTGGCGCAGGGGCGACGGCATTTGTATGAAGGTCTCAGCGCTTATGAAGTCACGGCGGGCATCCGCTTTCTGCATTCACTCGGAGTGAAGGAGCTCATCCTCACCAATGCCGCGGGGGCGATCAATGCCGGGTTTGGTGTGGGGGATCTGATGCTGATCACGGATCATCTGAATCTCCTCGGCACCTCCCCTTTGTTAGGCGGACCGAACTTTCATGACATGAGCGCAGTGTATGATCCAGCTTGGCGCGAGGCCTTTCTGCAAGCCGCCACCCAGCTCGATCTCACACTGCATCAGGGGGTGTATGCGGCCACGCTCGGCCCGCAGTATGAAACTCCGGCGGAGATCCGCATGATGCGCACGCTGGGAGCGGATGCGGTGGGCATGTCTACCGTGCCGGAGGTGATCCAGGCACGGGCTCTGGGCATGCGGGTGGCCGGAATCTCCATGCTGACCAACTGGGCGGCAGGGCTCAAGGACCAGACGCTGCACCACGCCGAGGTGGTGAGTGTGGGCCAGAGCGCCGGGGCAAATCTGACACGGCTGCTGAAAAGCGTCTTGTGA